The Spiroplasma corruscae DNA window ACAGATATTGTAAAATTAAATGAAGAAAAAGATTTTCTAACTGGTTTAATTGAAAAACTTAAATCAATAATCAATGATCAATCAGTACTTAATAATGAAATTATAAGTAAGTTAAATGAATTTAAGAGAGAGTTTAGTATTCCTAGAAGAACTAAGATTATTGATGAAATTGAAAATATCGATGTTGAAATTAAAAAAACAATAGTTGAAAAAGATTATACTGTTTGAGTTTCACAAGATGGTTATTTAAAAGCGATTGATGATGCTCATTTAGGTAAGTTTCCAATATCTGAGTTTAAAAGAAAACCCAATGACATTTGAATCGCTCAATTCCCAGCATCAAGTTTAAATTATATTATTTTAGTTTCAAGTGCAGGGACATATTTCTCGATTCCAGTATATAAAATTAATCCAAGTAAGTGAAAAGAAATTGGTATGCATTTAAATGAAGTTGCAACTATATCTGGATCTGAAAAAATATTAGCGGCATTCGTTGTTAAAAAGTTTGAAAATGCAAAACAAGAAATTTTATTAGCTACAAGAAAAGGTATGATTAAAAGAACGCCTATTGAGGACTTAGAAACTAAGATGTTCTCAAAAGCATTTAGGATTATGAAAATGCAAGAAGGTGACGAATTAGTATCAGCTTCATTAGTTACTTCAAAAACTAGATATGTGACTATGCTAACAAAAAACGGTTTTGCAGTGAGATATGATATAAATGAGATACCTAGTGCAGGACAAAATGCAAAAGGTGTAAAATCAACTGTTGTTAAAGATGATTATATAATTGCTGGTAAGGCTTTTGATAAACAAGGCGATATATTAGTATTAACTAATAAAGGTAATATTAAAAAAGTTAAACAAGAATTAGTACCTCTTATGGCAAGACCTAAACGTGGTGTGAGATTATACCCATGAAATAAAAAGAGAGATGAATTTGCAACATTCTTATATAACGTTCAAGACAAAGATACATTAAATATTCTAGATGATGAAGATAATTTAACTCAAATTAATGTAAAAACATTTAAGTATGCTGATCTTGAAGATGTTCCAGAAGACTTGGATATGACTAATATTGTAACAACAACTTTAGAAAAATCATTTATTGTTAAAAACAATGATATCCCAATTCCTCCTAAATCTGGAGATGACGATAATGGTGGTAATAATTCTGGAGATAGTGGAAACATAAAGCCATTAAAATCTAAACAAGATATTACCAAAAAAGAAAATATAGTTCATAAAAATAATGAAAAAATAATAAAAGTTATTAATAAACCAAGTGATTCAAATAATAATAAACAATCTGAAAATAAAAGCGAAGATTTAAATACAGAAGAATTAAAAATCGATATTGATGATCTGTTATAATGCTTTTATTTTTTTTACACATATTATTTATTTTTTAACGAATATATAATTATAAATATATTAAAAATATAAAGGAGATTATTATGATAATCCAAGTAATAGGACAACCGTTTTCTGGGAAAACTTCTCTTGCAAAATACATTTCAAAAAAATTAAACATTAAATACTTTTGTGCAGAGGACATGTATTACAACGATTATCAAAAAGTTACTGATGATTATGCTGATTTAATTTTAAATAATAATGATTTTATTATTGATGGTTCAATAAGTTGGTTTTATAAAAGTGCTTTTTTTAAAAGAGATATTTTAATATGAGTTGAAACTGATGATAATGAAAGAATAGAAAGAATAAATAATCTAGAGATGAAAATAGATTGATTAAAGAAAATCGATTATAATAAGTATTATAAATATAATGATGAATATTTTGAACTTTCTAGAAATTATCAAGAGAAACAAAAACTTTTAAATCTACTATTTATGGAGTTTGAAATCGCGGACTCTAAAAAAATTATCATTGACGGTGCAATATCAAATAAAGAACAATTTAAAATAATAATAGATTTAATATTAGAAAAAAAGAAAAAAAATTATTTAAAAGGTAATATTGATTTATTTAAAGTATACAAAAAAGAAGTTGGTATGAGTATAAAAAATATTAAACAAAGTTTAAAAATAGTAAAAAGTACTAATATTAAACAAACAAAGTTGTTTGAAAAACAATATATAAAATATGAAAAACTAATCTCAAATGACAAATATATTTCTTATAAAAATAATCTAAAAAATAGTTTTAGAAATTCTAAAAAAAATATAAAAAATATTTATAACGTATCAAACATAAGTTTACAACCCGATAAAAAATTAGTAAAAGATTTATCGAGTTTAACTAATTATAAAACTGCAATTGAAACTTCTAAGTTTATAAAAAACATTATTAAGATATTAGATATAGAAAAGCACAAACTAAAGAGATAAGGAATTTATGAAAAAGTTTAAAGGAAAAATTTATAAATATATTTTTAGTTCAGAATCAGGTTTTGGTGTTGCTCTTTTTAGTTTATTTGAAAATCCCAAAAAAATAATTAAGATAATTGGTGATATTTCTCATATGAAAAAAGATTATCTATATGAAATAAGTGTTCAACAGTTCAATGATAGCTCAAGAAATGAAGTAAACTTTAAAGTAATAAATATTATTACAGTTAAGGATTTTGAAAATGACCCTGACTCATTAATAAAGTATTTAAGTTCTTCTCTATTCCCAACAATTGGAAAAGGTCTTGCAACTAATTTAGTAAATCATTTTAAAACAGATGTAATTAATAAAATTTTATTAAACAAAGATAGTTTAATTGATATTGATGGAATGAATAGTGTAAAAGCAAAAATATTGTATGATACTTTATTTGAATTAAAAAATAGTTTTATAGATTTATTTATAGAAAAAAATTTAAAATTAGATTTTTTTTATAAGCTAAATAAAAATTTCAATAACTATAAAGATATTGAAATGGTTTTAAAAAATGACTTCTATAAATTTGCTTATGAAAATAATTTAACTCCTTTTAGTGAAGTCGATAAAGTAGCACTTGCTTTTGGTGAAGAGCTATTAAGCGAAAAAAGAATATCTTGATTAGTTCATAGTGTTGTTAAAAATATGTTGTTCAATAGTGGTGATACATACACAGATATAGAAAAAATAAAGAGTGTATTATACAAAGAAAATTTATTAGATTATACTGTTCCTTTTCAAGAAATAATAAATAAATTAGTATATGCAAAAAATGAAACTATTTTATATTTCAAAGATCAAAAAATTTATACAAAGGATAGTTACGAAGAAGAGCAATGCATATCAGAAAAACTTATAAATATTTTAAAACTTAAGAAAGACAATGAATTCGATGAAGATTATGTATTAGATAAAATAAAAATTATAGAAGATGAATTTAAGATAATAAAAAAAATAGATAATTTTAAATTTAATAAAGAACAATTAAACTCATTATTAAGTTTTGTAAATAATAATATTTTAATAATAACAGGTGGTCCGGGAACTGGTAAAACAACTTTGATTCATGCCATAGTTAGGTTATATGAAATTTTATATAATAAAAATAAAAATGATTATTCTATATTAGCACCAACAGGTAGAGCTGCATCAAGAATAAAAGAAGATTCGAATTCTTTGTATACGTCAACAATACATAGATATTTAAAATATACTGGTAATAATATGTTTGATGTCAATGAAGGAAATCCAATTTATACAAATTTAATAGTAATAGATGAATCATCAATATTAGGAAATCAATTATTTTCAAAACTTTTAAAAGGTGTAAAAGGTATTGAAAAGTTAGTTCTAATTGGAGATATAAATCAATTACCAAGTGTTGAATATGGTAACTTATATGAAGATCTTATTAAAAGTAAAAAATTTAAAACAGAATACCTAGTTGCTAATAACAGACAATCAAGTGAAAATGATATTCCAGTATTTGCAAATTCAGTTTGAAATGGTGTAGAAGATTTAAGTTTAAAAGGATATAAAAATGTAATTTTTGATTATGATGAAGACGAAAATAAATTATTAGAAAAACTAAAAGATTATTATATTAAATATTGCCCTGATAAACTTGAAGACTCAATTACAGGAATACAAGTTATTGCACCAATGTATAAAAATAACTTAGGAATTAATAATTTAAATAATTATATACAAAGTTTTAAAAACAATTCTTCTGGTGTAAAAGTTAAAAAGGGAAATTCTCAATTTAAAAATAATGATAAGGTAATCTTTAATGAAAATAATATTAAATTAATGTTATTTAATGGAGATGTTGGTTATATTAAATCAATAACTAAGGTAGAAGAAAAGATTAATATATCACTTGATTTTTGTTTAAGAGATATTAATGTCTCAGTGGATTTAATAAAAAATCTTGACTTAAGTTATGCATGTTCAATCCATAAAACTCAGGGTAGTGAATATGATAATGTAATACTTGTTTTGGATGCAAGTAATTGATCGACTTTAAGTTTCGTTGATAAAAGAATGATTTATACAGCTATTACTAGAGCTAAAAAAAATCTTGTAATATTATCAAATGAAAAAACTTTTATTAAATGTGCTAGCTTCTTAAGGGAATCAAGAAAAACAACTCTTATAGAATACATTAATTACAAATTAGAAAATTTTTAACAAATTGAATTTATTAGTTTAAAACCATAATAAAAATGTAAAATATTAATAGTGATTTTTTAATCAATTTCAGTTTTTTGGAGAGGTATTTTTATGAGACAAAAAGGGATTTTATTAACTTTTATAGTTTTTGCAGTGTTGTTTTTAATAGTATTGATTGTTAGTCTTTCATTCAGTTCATTGATTGATATTAATAAAGAGTTAAGTTATTCAAACATTGATGAAAGTACTAGTAAAAATATTAGTAACCCATATGATTTATCATATTTTATATTTGGTTATAAAGGTTTTTTATCAATATTAACTAATAATTCACTAAACTTTATTATTTTTTCTTTATTTTGAGTATATCTACTACCATTATTTTTCTCATTCTTTGGATTATTTCTTTTAATATTTATTTTTACATTAATAATTCACAATATAAGACGTGATTATAAATACCAATTTGCAAAAAGAGTTGGTAAATGAGGAATGTACGTAACCTTCTTTATATTATTGGCTTTTGCATTTATTTCAATTATTTTATTCTCATTTCTTGAAGTAGAATTTAAAAAAATCCAAGCATTAAAAGATAAGTTTGATAATGAATTTTTCGATACATTCTCTGCAATTTCATTACTAAGGGTATTAGCAAAAGGTTATATCTTTGGGATTAATTATGAAAATGTTGGTTCAATATTAGGAGACGATTTTAACTATGCATTATTAGTAGTTTCATTGGTCTTTGGGACAATATTTTTACCAACTGTTGGTATTATGTTTGTAGTGTTTAGTTCAATTTGAATTGCTACATTTATTTCCTCAAGAAATAGTTCACATTCTAAATTTAGAATGTGATTAAAAAATATTAGAATTGATTCTAAACGTGAATTTTATTCACTAATACTTAAAAATATATGACTATGAATTGTAGCTGCTTCATTTATTATAACAATTATCTCACCTGGTTTAGTTCACCCATACAATGATGGTTTTCAAATAACTCTAACAGTAATTTCAATTATTATAGTACCACTTGTTTTTATTCCATTAATAATTGGAATGTCAAGAGTTGTTAAAATTAGAAGATTTAATTATAACTTATTAATGTTTCTTCAAATAATGATTCTAATATTTACAGTTATTTTATTACAATTAACAATATGAATTTTATTCAAAGAAGAAATTCAAGTTCATTCTTCAGTTTCTTCATTAATTCCTTTTGCTACAATTACTTCATCTGTATTTGCAGAGTTTGGTTTTGTGAAACTTCAACAAAGATAAAATTTATATTTTATCTTTTTTTTTATTTTAAGGTGAAATTAAATTAAAATATATTTGATGGAGGATTAATAATGATAATCAAAAATGCAAAAATTGTATTGGAAGATAATATAATTCAAAACGGATGGATTGAAATAGAAGGAAGTATTATAAAATCTATAAATGAAGGTTCTACTACTTTGGATGGAATTGATGCAAATAATTCATGATTAGTACCTGGCTTTATTGATTGTCACGTTCACGGTGGATATGGTGTAGATTTTGAAACAGGGACAATAGAAGGTTATGAAAAGTTCTCTAAGGAAGTTGTAAAAGAAGGTATCACAACTTACGTTCAAGGCAGTGTGACTAATTCATTTGAAAATAATGTTAAATATTTCAATAATTTTAAAGAATTTATAAAAGATAAAACAAAGCAATATGCCAAATGTTTAGGTGTACACCTTGAAGGACCTTTTATTTCAGCTGAGAAAAAAGGTGCACATGAATTATCATTATTAGAAAATCCAAATTTAGATACATTAAAAAAATTAATAGAGGTTTCTGATAATACAATTAGAATCATAACTTATGCACCAGACCTCCAAGATGGAACTTTTACAAAATATTTAATTGAAAATAATATTATTCCAAGTGCAGGACACACCAATATAAGTTTTAGTGATTGTGAAAAAGATTATAAAATAGGGTTTAGACATGTAACACATTTATTTAATGGAATGAGTGGTGTGTCTCAATATGAACCAGGTTTAGCAGCTTATGCATTATATAGAGATGATATTTTATGTGAAGTTATTAGTGATGGAATTCATATAAAAACTGATACATTGAAATTTATATATAAAGTAAAAGGTCCAAATAATATTTGTATAATCACAGATGCTATGAATGCAAAAGGTTTACCTGATGGAGATTATAAGCTTGGCAATTTAGAAGTTGTTAAAGAAGGTATGAAAGTATGTCTAAAATCAAGTGGAGTACTAGCTGGAGCTGGAGCAACTTATGATCATAACGTAAGAACATTTTATAATGCAATTGAAAATTTAGAAATGAATGATTTAATCAAAATGACATCAATAAATATTGCAAAGCAACTAAATATTTATGATGTAACTGGAAGTATAAGTGTCAACAAAAAAGCTGATATAGTAATGCTAAGTAAAGATTTAAAGGTACTAAAAACATTTGTTGAAGGTAAATTAATTTATGAAAAATAACATAAATCCAAAAAGTTTTATTATAATAAAATTTTTATTTACTATTGGTTTCTTATTTTTATACTCTGCAAGTTTTCTTCTCTTAATAAAAATTCTAAAAGAGCAAAAAGAAGATGTTACTTTATTTATTCAAACCAAAACCTATTTGGCCATAACTATATTCTTAGTAACACTTGGATTAGTATGCTTTATTGCTTTTTTGTTAATCAGAATTAATATTAATAAAAAAACAAAATATATTTATTCAAAGAAAGAGAAGTTATTCCTTTATATTTCTGTTTCTTTAATTTTAGTTTCGGTAATTTTATCAATTTTTACTATTTCTTCAATATATATAAAAAATATTAATCTATTAGCCGTTTCAATAAGTGTACTTTCTATACAAGTAATGTTCAGTATAACTTGTTCTATACTCGAAGGTTTAACAAGAATGAAAGAACAACAAATTATAAACAGTTTGTGATTTGAAAATGAGTTAAAAGAAAATACAAAAAACAATAATTCGGTAACAAAACCTAAAAAACTCGATAGTAATATTAATCCTTTTAAAGATGGAGATGATAAAGATGATTAAGATTGCAACAATAGGTACTTCAAAAATCGTTGAACAATTTATTGATGCAGCAATAAAGTCAGGAAGTTTTAAAGTTTCTTGTTGTTATTCAAGAGATAAAGCTAAAGCAAGAGATTTAATAAATAAATATTCAATTTATGCTGTAGCTACAAACAAGTTTGAAACAATAATAGATGAGTCTGACGCAGTTTATATTGCTTCACCTAATGGTTTGCACTATGAACAAGCAAAATACTTTTTATTACAACAAAAACATGTATTATTAGAAAAACCATTAACACTTGATTACAAACAAGCTGTTGAATTATCAGAGATTGCAATTAAAAATAAAGTTATATTTATGGAAGCTTACAAGACAATACATTTACCACAGTTTAAATATTTAATTGATTTTACCAAAACACACCAGCCTTTTATGATGAACTTAAATCTTAATAGAATAACTTCTAGAATTAATAATTTAAAAAATGGAGTTATTGATAATATATTTGATTATAATTTAGGTAGAGGTTCAACATATGATATGTTAGTTTATCCAGTTGAATTAAGCGTTTCTCTGTTTGGTAAAGTTCAGTCTGTTAAAGCGTTAGGGCAAAAACTTGAAAATAATAGTGGATTAAATGATATTGTAATTCTGAAACACGAATGTGGAGTACTGGTAAACATTACTTGCAGTAAAGTGACTAACGGTATTATTCAAAATGAAATTTTATCTGATAGTATTACGCTTACATTTACAGATGCAATAAATATTAAAGATATAAAAATATACTTATCAGATGATAATGATAACCCTAAAGAAATAGACTATGAAACTGATGATAATAATCTTGTATATGAATTAGCAGTATTTTCAAAAATGATTAATGATAATGATTTTACTCTAAGGGATAATTTAATGAATATATCATTAGAAGCATTACATACTCTAAATAGAATAGAATTAGATCAGAGAAGGTAAAACATGAAAAAACTAAGTAAATATATAGATCATACAATTTTAAAACCCGATGCAACTAAAGAAGAAATTAAAAAATTATGTGAAGAAGCATTAGAATATAATTTTGCGACAGTTTGCATAAACCCATATAGAATAAAAGATGCTATATCATACCTAAAAGATAGTAATGTTGGCATAACTACTGTAATTGGTTTCCCATTAGGAGCAAATATTACAGAAGTAAAAGTATTAGAAACTAAAAAGGCAATAGATGATGGCGCAAGTGAAATAGATATGGTAATAAATATCGGAGCAGTAAAAGATCAAGACTGAGAATATGTATATGATGATATGAAAGCAATTAAATTAGCAGCAGGTTCAAACATTGTTAAGGTTATTTTAGAGAACTGCTTATTAACTAAAAATGAAATAATAAAATGTTGTGAATTAGCTGTCAAGGCTGGACTTGATTTTGTTAAAACTTCAACAGGCTTTTCAAAAAGTGGAGCTACATTTGAAGATGTTAGACTAATGAAAATGACTGTTAAAGATAATTGTAAAGTTAAAGCGGCTGGTGGTGTAAGAACTACTTTAGATGCACTTGAAATGATAAAGAGTGGTGCAGATAGACTTGGAACTAGTGGTGGAGTTAACATTGTAAAAGGTGAAGATAATAAAAATACATATTAAAAATAAGTGATTTCTCACTTATTTTTTTAAAACAATCATTTTATTTTTATTAGTTTTTCTTCTGATAATGAGTCTTTTCATTCATAAAGTGATAATCCATCATTTATTGTTACACTTCATTCATTATTTTCGTTAATAAAATTGAATTTAATTAAGCCTAATCTTGATTTTTTATTATTTTCTTTATAAGGTGCTTTTTGTATCATTAAATTTTTATTATCAATTTTAGCAAATGTAACTTTTTGGGCCATGCTTAATGAGTCTCTTCTTATACTCCAAGAATAATTATAAGCACCAATACCAAAAACAACATTACTAGAAGCGTAACCCATTTTCTCTAATTCTTTAAAAATGCACAATGCTTTTTTATAATTTATATTGTCGCCAAGTATAACTCCTATTTTCTCGTTAAGTATTTTATAGCCTTTACTATTGATTTTATGACCAAAAATTGTATCAATATATTTTATAATTCCAAGTTTTTCACTTTCGAATAACTCTTCATTTAAATTTATTTGTTTTTTACCAGCTATTAATTCTAACGGGTCTAATGAATCTGGTCTTATTACAAATTTACCATTTCTTGCAATAATTTTGTTTTTTAGCTTTGGTAAATATACTTCTAAAACATTAAATATATTTCAAGTATCACTAACTACTGATAGTACTCCATTTGGGTATAAATCAATTAATCTTTCATATGTAATAAATTCTTTTTCTTTTAATCCTGCTGACATAACTGAATGTTCTGTTGCATAAACACTTGTGCCAAGAATCTTTCTACTAAAATTTCCAAAATAATCTTTATATTTATATAGCTCCTTTATGCTAGGTAAATTATCGCTTCCAACAAAGTTCATTAAATGACCAATTCCTGTTTTGATAGCACCATAGTTTGTACAAATACCTCTTTGGGAAAAATCGTGGAATTGATAATCTATATGACTATCATCATCACAAGTTATATGAGAATATTTCTGAGCTAATTTTCTAAATTGGTAGCTTACATTCCCTGATGTAATAATTGGTCAAATTTCACTAATTAATCAAGTTTCAATATAGCTAACTAATCAATAAAATCTAGGGTGTGTATTTCATAAAAGAGCAATAGGAGTATTTTCTTTTATTTTAATTTTAGACTCAATTTCTTTTTCGTGATGTTCTAATGTTAAAAAATCTATTGGTAATGATTTCAATTCTTCATGTAGGTATTTAAAATCATCAATCATACCGCTTGTAAATTTTATGTTTGTGTATGATTTCATTTCCTCGATTTCATTAATTATTTCTTCTCAAGTTAGTCTAAAAAAATTATAATCTCAGTCTTCGAATAATTTTTTAAAAGTATATTCTACTCCATATGAATATATATAATCAATTTTATCATTAGAAAAGTTGTACTCTTCATCAAACTTTTTAAAACTTCTTGGTGTAATATTAGCAAATAAAAATGTTGTTTTATCAGGGTACTGATCTTTATGATCTAATTTATAACTATCTGTTTTAAATAAACTTATCATTACTTTCAACTCCTAAATAATTATATATAATAAACATTAATATTTTAACTATATTATAAGTTTAGAAATTTAATAAATATCCAAGGTATTTAATTATTTATATATATAATAAAGTTGTAATTCGTAGATTAAGAATATACTAAAAGCTATTAATTACATTATTAAATATATAAATAATATAAGTAAACAAATATTTATATTACGGAGGAATAATGAAAAAATTATTGACAATCATTGGTAGTTTATCAATTTGTACTTTGCCAGTAACAACAATTATATCTTGTGATTCTACAAGAAATACTTTTGACATTGTATTTATACCATCAGTTAATGCAACTGATATACAAAATACTATTAAACCTTTAGAAGAGGCATTACAAAAATATTTGAAGGAAAAAGATAGCACTTTTAATAAACCTGTAAAAATAACAACAGCCACTGATTATGAAGCCGCTGGAAGCTCGCTAAAAAATGGTAAGTCAGATTTAGCTTTTTTACCGGTTAATACTTATGCATCATACAGAGGTTCATCTAATGATGATGGAACTTATAAGGATGCAGGTGTATTATTGATATCATCTCGTAATGGTTTAAACGCTGAAACTAATTACGATAAATTTAAAGTAGGAGATGATTTTTCAGACTTTGAAGCTTCAAAACAAGACTTATCGTTTGAAGATTTAAGTGGGTTAGCATTAAATTATAATAAATTACTAAGTGATAATCTTAATTTAAATGAAGAAGAAAATTCTGATAAATTAGATTTAACCGTAGACAATGTAAGTAATACTTTATTCGATAAAAACAATATGGTTAGTTATTATCGATCATATGTATTTGCAAATAAAAGTTGATTAGAAAGTGAGAAAAATAATAATACAAGCTATAGTTCAAAATCATTAGATGAATTTATAAAAGATAAAGAAGTAATGAAAAACCTTATATTATCAGCTGGTAAAGGTTTATCAATGGGAAAAAGCCTTACATCAAGTGGTTCAGTGTTGTACCCATTATTATGAATGAAAAAATCTTTAGGTTTATCAGATGAAAACCTTAGAGATGTTTATAAAAATAGTTCAAGACAAAATGGTTATCCAGATGCTGCAAGATTAGTTAGCATAAATGGAGATGTAAAAATGTCAGTTGGTTATGGCGATATAAGATATGATTTAAAAGGAAATGTTGCAGATATGAAAACAGCTTTTAAAAACTCAATTGTAATTGCATCAACGACTGGTATACCTAATGATGGAATAATGTATTCTAGAAAAACTGTAAATGAAACTCTTGTTAGTACTCTAAGATCAGCATTTCAAACATTTGTAAAAGACCCAAATTTAAAATCTGTTTTTGATTTATATAATCATAATCAAT harbors:
- a CDS encoding PhnD/SsuA/transferrin family substrate-binding protein, producing the protein MKKLLTIIGSLSICTLPVTTIISCDSTRNTFDIVFIPSVNATDIQNTIKPLEEALQKYLKEKDSTFNKPVKITTATDYEAAGSSLKNGKSDLAFLPVNTYASYRGSSNDDGTYKDAGVLLISSRNGLNAETNYDKFKVGDDFSDFEASKQDLSFEDLSGLALNYNKLLSDNLNLNEEENSDKLDLTVDNVSNTLFDKNNMVSYYRSYVFANKSWLESEKNNNTSYSSKSLDEFIKDKEVMKNLILSAGKGLSMGKSLTSSGSVLYPLLWMKKSLGLSDENLRDVYKNSSRQNGYPDAARLVSINGDVKMSVGYGDIRYDLKGNVADMKTAFKNSIVIASTTGIPNDGIMYSRKTVNETLVSTLRSAFQTFVKDPNLKSVFDLYNHNQYIGLKTEQTSLEYEKEREKLISDNFENIEPIIQLTKNFN